One window of Atribacter laminatus genomic DNA carries:
- a CDS encoding electron transport complex protein RnfA, with translation MSVTFVDLFKIIISAAFIENILLARYIGLCPYIGMSTNISNSLGMGMAVAFVMVLSSIVTWGLWNYIFIPLRLEYLRIMVFILVIAVLVQLVEILLKKNLPNLYRAMGIYLPLITTNCAILAVTFFGVDYNYNLLQVVIYSISVALGFTVATVLLAGIREKLRYAKVPNFYRGYPMAFIVTALLAIAFIGFKGLIK, from the coding sequence ATGAGCGTAACCTTTGTTGACCTCTTTAAAATTATTATCAGCGCTGCTTTTATCGAAAATATCCTTTTAGCCAGATACATCGGGTTGTGTCCCTATATTGGTATGTCGACCAATATCTCCAATTCACTTGGCATGGGGATGGCGGTTGCTTTTGTTATGGTGCTTTCGTCCATCGTAACCTGGGGTCTTTGGAATTATATTTTTATTCCTCTCCGACTTGAATATTTACGAATTATGGTTTTTATTTTAGTTATTGCAGTATTGGTGCAACTAGTCGAAATATTACTGAAAAAAAACCTACCTAATCTTTATCGAGCCATGGGGATTTATCTCCCTTTAATAACCACCAATTGTGCGATATTAGCAGTTACTTTTTTTGGTGTTGATTATAATTACAATCTTCTTCAAGTGGTCATCTATAGTATCAGTGTTGCTCTTGGTTTTACTGTTGCCACCGTTTTGTTAGCCGGTATTCGGGAAAAATTGCGGTATGCAAAAGTACCGAATTTTTATCGGGGGTATCCAATGGCGTTTATTGTTACCGCTCTCCTTGCCATTGCCTTTATTGGGTTTAAGGGTTTGATTAAGTAG
- the rsxE gene encoding electron transport complex subunit RsxE translates to MKQFWFYFKNGIIGENPVLRLMIGLCSVLAVSVKVENCLAMGAAVIFVLTCSSIVISLLRKGIPDQVRIPIFIVVISTFTTIVDLVMKAYLPPLSKAMGVFIPLIVVNCIIMARAEAFASRKPLLPSIADALGMGIGYTLVITAIGVVRELFGYGSILSVPILPETYQNMMFMILPPGAFLLIGIYIGVLNHVSRRTNK, encoded by the coding sequence ATGAAACAGTTTTGGTTTTATTTTAAAAACGGGATAATCGGAGAAAACCCAGTTTTACGTCTCATGATAGGGCTCTGTTCGGTCTTGGCAGTTTCGGTAAAAGTCGAAAACTGTCTTGCAATGGGGGCTGCAGTCATTTTTGTATTGACCTGTTCGAGTATAGTCATTTCTCTTTTACGAAAAGGAATCCCTGATCAAGTTAGAATTCCAATTTTTATTGTAGTCATTTCAACTTTTACCACCATTGTCGATTTGGTTATGAAAGCCTATCTACCACCTTTATCTAAAGCCATGGGAGTTTTTATTCCCTTAATTGTAGTCAATTGCATTATTATGGCACGCGCTGAAGCTTTTGCCTCCAGAAAGCCGCTCCTCCCGTCGATAGCCGATGCTTTGGGAATGGGAATCGGATATACACTGGTTATTACTGCAATCGGAGTGGTTCGTGAGTTATTTGGATATGGCTCAATCCTCTCCGTTCCAATCTTACCCGAAACCTATCAAAACATGATGTTTATGATTCTTCCTCCAGGAGCTTTCCTCCTGATTGGTATTTATATCGGGGTACTCAACCATGTATCAAGGAGGACGAATAAATGA
- a CDS encoding RnfABCDGE type electron transport complex subunit G produces the protein MKPQLKISLTLAVVCAIAAASLAAVNQVTQKAIAINSLKELEDSLKIVYPIADRFELEGASDREVSSETENQGFTIIAQYQAYQGDQKIGKVYRVGSKGYGGQIVLLIAISTQTSTMVGMRVLEHQETPGLGSEITSMNFQEQFQNKPLTDSFELNRDIQALSGATISSRAVIRACQGVLSELGKEAGQ, from the coding sequence ATGAAACCACAATTGAAAATTTCTCTTACTTTGGCAGTTGTATGCGCTATTGCAGCTGCATCCTTGGCAGCTGTCAATCAGGTAACACAAAAAGCAATTGCGATAAATAGCTTAAAAGAACTCGAGGATTCTTTGAAAATAGTTTATCCAATAGCCGATCGTTTTGAGCTGGAGGGGGCATCTGATCGGGAGGTAAGTTCTGAGACAGAAAACCAGGGTTTTACCATCATCGCTCAATATCAAGCTTATCAAGGTGACCAAAAAATTGGAAAAGTGTATCGGGTAGGTTCCAAGGGATATGGTGGTCAGATTGTATTGTTAATCGCAATATCAACTCAAACCAGCACCATGGTTGGAATGAGAGTCTTGGAACACCAAGAAACTCCAGGTTTGGGTTCAGAAATCACTAGTATGAATTTTCAAGAACAATTTCAAAACAAACCATTAACTGATTCTTTCGAACTCAATCGCGATATTCAAGCTTTATCTGGGGCAACAATTTCTTCCCGAGCGGTTATTCGAGCTTGCCAAGGTGTTTTGTCGGAGTTGGGAAAGGAGGCCGGTCAATGA
- a CDS encoding RnfABCDGE type electron transport complex subunit D has product MGELRFFQTPAPHLKSPASVPKIMFMVVVALIPATIWGIYFFGPKLTLAPLIICILSCLFFEWLDCKIFKKPVTIQDGSALVTGLLLGLSLPPGSPFWIAIAGGGIAIILGKQMFGGLGQNIFNPALVGRAVLLISWPKVMTSWYAKAPFAFPTIDQGLATMPQGIDAVTTPTALTLTKEYGFQVLSQFEPRLLWRLFVGTVPGSIGETSVLLLLIGYFLLLGLGIVKWDVPLFFLIGLSCVALITGQNPIYHLFAGGAIIGACFMANDYTTSPLSFKGRIIFGFGAGAITCIIRILGGYPEGVTFGILVMNAVVPLLDKLLPRRFGVKQS; this is encoded by the coding sequence ATGGGAGAACTGCGTTTTTTTCAAACCCCTGCACCACATTTGAAAAGTCCAGCTTCCGTTCCGAAAATTATGTTCATGGTCGTTGTGGCTTTAATACCTGCAACAATTTGGGGTATTTATTTTTTTGGTCCTAAATTAACTCTTGCACCTCTTATAATTTGTATTTTAAGCTGTCTTTTTTTCGAGTGGCTTGATTGTAAAATTTTTAAAAAACCAGTGACCATCCAGGATGGCAGTGCCCTGGTAACTGGTCTTCTGCTTGGATTATCTCTTCCCCCTGGTTCGCCTTTTTGGATAGCTATTGCTGGAGGAGGAATAGCGATAATTTTGGGAAAACAGATGTTTGGGGGATTAGGTCAAAATATTTTCAATCCAGCCTTGGTAGGTCGCGCAGTTCTGCTCATATCGTGGCCAAAAGTTATGACTTCCTGGTATGCCAAGGCTCCCTTTGCTTTTCCCACGATTGATCAAGGGCTAGCCACCATGCCCCAGGGGATTGATGCAGTTACCACTCCAACAGCATTAACCTTAACCAAGGAATATGGATTTCAAGTCCTTTCTCAATTTGAGCCCCGCCTTCTCTGGCGGCTTTTTGTTGGTACCGTTCCTGGAAGCATCGGAGAAACTTCAGTTTTGCTCCTTCTCATTGGGTATTTCTTACTGTTGGGATTAGGAATTGTAAAATGGGATGTTCCACTCTTTTTTCTTATTGGCTTGTCCTGCGTTGCCCTCATCACCGGTCAAAACCCCATCTATCATCTCTTTGCCGGAGGGGCGATTATCGGAGCCTGCTTTATGGCCAATGACTATACCACCTCGCCTCTCTCATTTAAGGGGAGAATCATATTTGGTTTTGGTGCGGGTGCAATTACCTGTATTATTCGAATTTTAGGTGGTTATCCTGAAGGAGTAACTTTCGGGATTTTAGTCATGAACGCAGTTGTTCCACTTCTGGATAAATTATTACCAAGACGTTTTGGGGTGAAGCAATCATGA
- the rsxC gene encoding electron transport complex subunit RsxC, with protein sequence MMIGKLFHGGIHPPTFKDLTAQKPIKKFPSPDKVYLPLLQHTGTPLQPLVKKGDMVKRGQKIADVDAFVTAPLHSPIAGKVLGIEECPHPTRGKFGAIVIENNGSQEDEINGILSQEEMEGMDPKSIQNWIREGGFVGLGGAAFPTHVKVSPPSGKKIDTLLINGAECEPFITCDHRVMVERTDFILTGVFLLARACGAKKIIIGIEKNKPDCIERITRNFQNFPLPIQIFPLPVLYPQGSEKHLILTILGKEVPPGGLPLDVQVVVSNVQTAWAIGRKAQEGIPLIERVITLTGDSLTNPENLDVPIGVRLLDLVNYCGGFQVSPEKTIMGGPMTGIAQVTLEVPVVKGTSGFVFLRKNITKEEYSCIRCGRCVDHCPMYLLPTDLVRYAEHGDFEEAKKQRALDCIECGSCSYVCPAGIPITHYIKIAKAEILLRAKKGGK encoded by the coding sequence ATGATGATAGGCAAATTGTTTCATGGGGGTATTCATCCTCCTACATTTAAAGATTTGACGGCTCAAAAGCCAATTAAAAAATTTCCCTCTCCAGATAAAGTGTATCTTCCCCTTCTTCAACATACTGGGACTCCGCTACAACCATTAGTAAAAAAAGGTGATATGGTTAAAAGAGGTCAGAAAATAGCCGATGTTGACGCTTTTGTTACCGCACCTCTTCATTCTCCTATTGCTGGAAAAGTTTTAGGAATTGAAGAATGTCCGCATCCAACTCGAGGAAAGTTTGGAGCGATAGTTATCGAAAATAATGGTTCTCAAGAGGATGAAATAAATGGGATTTTATCTCAAGAAGAAATGGAAGGAATGGACCCGAAAAGTATCCAAAATTGGATACGAGAAGGTGGATTTGTTGGTTTAGGAGGCGCAGCTTTCCCAACTCACGTCAAAGTGAGCCCTCCTTCAGGAAAGAAAATTGATACTCTGCTTATCAATGGAGCAGAGTGCGAACCTTTTATTACCTGTGATCATCGAGTTATGGTCGAGCGAACTGATTTCATTTTAACCGGTGTTTTTCTTTTAGCTCGAGCTTGTGGTGCTAAAAAAATTATAATTGGTATTGAAAAAAATAAACCAGATTGTATTGAAAGAATTACTCGCAATTTTCAGAATTTTCCACTGCCCATTCAAATTTTCCCTCTTCCGGTTTTATATCCTCAAGGTTCAGAAAAACATTTAATCTTAACCATATTAGGAAAAGAGGTACCACCGGGGGGATTACCTCTTGATGTTCAAGTGGTGGTGAGTAATGTGCAAACTGCTTGGGCAATTGGACGAAAAGCCCAAGAGGGGATTCCATTAATTGAAAGAGTCATTACATTAACCGGAGATTCTTTAACTAATCCAGAGAATCTTGATGTTCCAATTGGAGTACGTTTATTGGATTTGGTCAATTATTGTGGAGGATTTCAGGTGTCTCCTGAAAAGACTATTATGGGAGGACCGATGACTGGCATTGCCCAGGTTACCTTGGAAGTACCAGTTGTAAAGGGAACCTCTGGGTTTGTTTTTTTGAGGAAAAATATTACAAAAGAAGAGTATTCCTGTATACGCTGTGGACGGTGTGTTGACCACTGTCCAATGTATCTCTTGCCAACCGATTTAGTTCGATATGCTGAACATGGTGATTTTGAGGAAGCAAAAAAACAAAGAGCTCTTGATTGCATAGAGTGTGGGAGTTGTTCTTACGTCTGTCCCGCCGGTATACCGATAACTCATTACATTAAAATTGCAAAAGCAGAGATTCTTCTTCGGGCAAAGAAAGGAGGGAAATAA
- a CDS encoding acetyl-CoA carboxylase biotin carboxylase subunit, translated as MFQKILIANRGEIALRIVRACREMDIKTVGVFSDIDRNLIHLRDVDQKVALGGNSPAESYLNIDKILKACFLTKADAVHPGYGFLSENVLFVQKLQENGIAFIGPSVNVLQKMKNKLSAKKIIHDSGVPVVPGSLEVVNTLQEAKKIASEINFPFMMKACLGGGGRGIRVVENDKNLEEAFKSARREAKMAFGNEEIYIEKILDNARHIEVQILADRFGKTIHLGERECSLQRRRQKILEEAPSPFLNDNLRKKICDAAVKAAEALEYSTCGTMEFLVTDDQRFYFMELNARIQVEHPITEMISGVDILREQIQLASGEPLQLNINQFNQRGHAIEMRINAEDPFRNFIPAPGFIKNYETPRGPGIRIDSHCYSGYEIPSFYDSLIAKLVVWDTDRIHAIRRSREALHSFVVEGVPTTIPFHLKILQNDDFLRGVFHTRFIEDEIEDI; from the coding sequence TTGTTTCAAAAAATATTGATTGCGAATCGCGGGGAAATTGCGCTGAGGATTGTCCGGGCTTGTCGTGAAATGGATATTAAAACAGTTGGAGTCTTTTCTGATATTGATCGAAATCTTATCCATCTTCGCGATGTTGATCAAAAAGTTGCATTAGGCGGAAACTCCCCAGCTGAATCCTATCTTAATATTGATAAAATTTTAAAAGCTTGCTTCCTCACCAAAGCTGATGCTGTCCATCCAGGCTATGGCTTCCTGTCCGAGAATGTTCTTTTTGTTCAAAAATTACAGGAAAATGGAATCGCTTTTATTGGACCAAGTGTAAATGTTCTCCAAAAAATGAAGAATAAACTCTCGGCCAAAAAAATAATTCATGATTCAGGGGTGCCGGTAGTCCCTGGTTCCCTGGAAGTGGTGAATACTTTACAAGAAGCCAAAAAAATTGCCAGCGAAATAAATTTTCCATTTATGATGAAAGCTTGTTTGGGAGGAGGTGGGAGAGGTATCCGAGTGGTCGAGAACGATAAGAATTTAGAAGAGGCATTCAAAAGTGCTCGTCGAGAAGCAAAAATGGCATTTGGAAATGAAGAGATCTATATTGAAAAGATACTTGATAATGCTCGGCATATCGAAGTTCAGATTTTAGCTGATCGATTTGGGAAAACCATTCATTTGGGGGAAAGAGAGTGTTCATTACAGCGGCGTAGGCAAAAAATATTAGAAGAGGCCCCGTCTCCATTTTTAAATGATAACTTAAGAAAAAAAATCTGTGATGCTGCAGTTAAGGCTGCTGAGGCATTAGAATATTCTACTTGTGGTACCATGGAATTTTTAGTCACCGATGATCAGCGATTTTATTTTATGGAGTTAAATGCTCGTATTCAGGTAGAACATCCAATTACCGAAATGATATCAGGTGTGGATATCCTTCGTGAGCAAATTCAATTAGCTTCAGGTGAACCACTCCAATTAAATATCAATCAGTTCAATCAAAGAGGTCATGCCATCGAAATGAGAATAAATGCTGAGGATCCATTTCGGAATTTTATTCCGGCACCAGGTTTTATCAAAAATTATGAAACACCTCGTGGGCCAGGAATTCGAATTGATTCACATTGTTATTCCGGGTATGAGATCCCATCATTCTATGATTCTTTAATTGCTAAGTTAGTTGTTTGGGATACTGATCGAATCCATGCAATACGTCGTTCTCGAGAGGCACTTCATTCATTTGTCGTCGAAGGGGTACCGACTACAATTCCTTTTCATTTAAAAATATTGCAAAATGATGATTTCTTAAGAGGCGTATTTCATACTCGGTTTATTGAAGATGAAATCGAAGATATTTGA
- a CDS encoding TrkH family potassium uptake protein produces the protein MFKPAQIILLGYIAVILLGSFILMLPGMTAPGKDLKFIDAVFTSTSAICVTGLIVVDTATFFSFWGQIVILVLIQCGGLGYMTLTTLIAIGLGRRIEYRDRLALKETFSLETPGGVVRFTLNVLKYTFTFEALGAFLFLISFIGRYPLPKAIFASIFHSVSAFCNAGFSIFSNSFEDFVQNPLVVLTLCFLIISGGLGFMVLKEVITKHRILSLHSKVVIRVTILLLLAGTLLILLTEWNNPNTIGILSPGHKVLTSFFQAVTPRTAGFNTIPIRSLRSISLFIMIFLMFIGASPGGTGGGIKTTTLALLLGIVKGVAQEKNRVEYFHRRIPNETIYRAIAQTILPFLLVSVVSIIIMSYQPNNPTQIIFEVFSAFGTVGLSTGITPRLFTLSKFLLMVMMYYGKVGLLGLAIYPVKKDEKECILYPEEGVQL, from the coding sequence ATGTTTAAACCCGCTCAAATTATATTATTGGGATATATAGCCGTTATCCTTCTTGGTTCTTTTATACTTATGCTTCCTGGTATGACTGCTCCTGGAAAAGACCTGAAATTTATCGATGCTGTTTTTACCTCAACTTCGGCCATCTGTGTGACTGGTTTAATTGTGGTTGATACTGCAACATTTTTTTCCTTTTGGGGTCAGATTGTCATCTTGGTTCTTATCCAATGTGGTGGTTTGGGTTACATGACTTTAACCACCCTGATCGCTATTGGTTTGGGAAGAAGAATTGAATATCGTGACCGTCTTGCTTTAAAGGAGACTTTTAGTTTAGAAACTCCTGGTGGAGTTGTTCGATTTACACTCAATGTATTAAAGTATACTTTTACCTTTGAAGCCTTAGGAGCCTTTCTTTTCCTGATCAGTTTTATCGGGCGATATCCTTTGCCCAAAGCGATATTTGCCTCAATATTTCATAGCGTTTCCGCTTTTTGTAATGCGGGGTTTTCAATATTTTCAAATAGTTTTGAAGATTTTGTTCAAAATCCTTTGGTTGTTTTGACTTTGTGTTTTTTGATTATTTCGGGTGGATTGGGTTTTATGGTTCTCAAGGAAGTCATCACCAAACATCGAATTTTAAGTCTCCATAGTAAAGTAGTGATTCGGGTTACCATTCTTCTTTTGCTGGCTGGAACACTTCTCATTCTGTTAACTGAGTGGAATAATCCGAATACGATTGGAATACTTAGTCCTGGCCATAAAGTACTAACGAGTTTTTTCCAGGCGGTAACTCCACGAACGGCGGGATTTAATACGATTCCGATTCGTTCTTTGCGTTCAATTTCTTTATTTATTATGATCTTTCTTATGTTTATTGGCGCATCCCCGGGTGGGACCGGGGGTGGCATTAAGACTACCACCCTTGCTTTACTATTGGGGATAGTCAAGGGTGTGGCACAAGAAAAAAACCGTGTTGAATATTTTCATCGCCGGATTCCAAACGAAACCATTTATCGGGCTATAGCTCAAACGATTCTGCCCTTTTTGTTAGTTTCGGTAGTATCTATTATTATAATGAGTTATCAACCCAATAACCCAACTCAAATAATTTTTGAAGTATTTTCAGCTTTTGGTACCGTTGGTTTATCAACCGGAATAACGCCAAGATTATTTACTTTGAGTAAGTTTCTTCTTATGGTTATGATGTATTATGGAAAAGTGGGTTTATTGGGTTTGGCAATTTATCCAGTGAAGAAAGATGAAAAGGAATGTATCCTTTACCCCGAAGAGGGGGTTCAGCTTTAA
- the hflK gene encoding FtsH protease activity modulator HflK, with product MNMDNNEFNEFDRKIIHIYDSKIVRLLKKLGYLVIVIFLAIYLLTGIYIVGPDEVGMIKLFGEFVRQVPPGIHYHIPYPFETVIKPKITEVRRVEIGFRTLSTDPIPRYQYFPEESLMLTGDENIVDCQYTVQYRISEPYLFLFRVKDVDSAVKKVAESALREIVGKKDIDEVLTSGKTEIQDETRALIQSILDRYEAGVQIIAVQLQDVQPPEEVVSAFKDVASAREDKVRFVNEAEGYRSEVIPNARGQAEQIIKEAEAWQEKVVKEAEGDTSRFLQVLQEYILNKEVTRTRLYLETIQKAFPLVQKYLIDSSTASQDILKLLPLTGKDGSAVVY from the coding sequence ATGAATATGGATAACAACGAATTTAATGAATTTGATAGAAAGATTATTCACATTTACGATTCTAAAATAGTCCGGTTATTAAAAAAGCTCGGTTATTTGGTTATTGTGATATTCCTTGCAATTTACCTGCTTACTGGAATTTACATAGTCGGTCCTGATGAAGTTGGAATGATTAAACTTTTCGGTGAATTCGTCCGGCAGGTCCCTCCAGGAATTCATTATCATATCCCTTATCCTTTTGAAACTGTCATTAAACCAAAGATTACCGAGGTCCGCCGTGTGGAAATTGGGTTTCGAACCCTCAGCACCGATCCAATCCCCCGCTATCAATACTTTCCCGAAGAATCGCTGATGCTTACTGGAGATGAAAATATTGTTGATTGCCAATATACAGTGCAATACCGAATTAGTGAACCTTATTTGTTTCTATTCAGAGTGAAAGATGTCGATTCTGCAGTAAAAAAAGTGGCTGAATCAGCTCTTCGGGAAATAGTCGGGAAAAAGGATATTGATGAAGTTCTCACTTCAGGAAAAACTGAAATTCAGGATGAAACCAGGGCTCTTATTCAATCAATTTTAGATCGATATGAAGCCGGCGTTCAGATTATTGCTGTTCAGCTTCAGGATGTCCAGCCTCCTGAAGAAGTGGTTTCGGCTTTTAAAGATGTTGCCAGCGCTCGGGAAGACAAGGTTCGTTTTGTAAATGAAGCTGAAGGGTACCGTAGTGAAGTTATTCCCAATGCTCGTGGGCAAGCCGAGCAAATCATTAAAGAAGCTGAAGCCTGGCAAGAAAAAGTGGTGAAAGAAGCTGAAGGAGACACTTCCCGTTTTCTTCAAGTTCTCCAAGAATATATCCTGAACAAAGAAGTTACCCGTACCCGTCTCTATCTGGAAACCATTCAGAAGGCGTTTCCTCTGGTTCAAAAGTATCTCATCGATAGTTCCACGGCTTCCCAAGATATTCTAAAGTTACTCCCCTTAACTGGAAAGGATGGTTCAGCCGTTGTCTATTAA
- the hflC gene encoding protease modulator HflC encodes MSINKSFWKKMILIIIILILISITKPWFTLDETEQGVILQFGKPIAVVQKSGLHLKLPYPLQVIYVFEKRILDYDSPPEEVITEDKKTLVIDNYVRWRIVDPLRFLQTVVTEASAMVRIDDIIYSELRVEIGRIPLFDLISIERRQVMDTVTANSNRKASAFGIEIIDVGIKRADLPKQNEEAVFQRMKTERERQAKQYRSEGQEEAIKLRAETDKEKTLILAEAEKQAKIIRGQGEAAALRIYADAFKQDPEFYAFQKTLETYEKTFNNKDILIMTPDTEFLHYLFKSNQEIEE; translated from the coding sequence TTGTCTATTAATAAGTCGTTCTGGAAAAAAATGATTTTGATTATCATTATTCTAATTCTTATTTCAATTACCAAACCCTGGTTTACCCTTGATGAAACCGAACAAGGAGTCATTCTCCAGTTTGGCAAGCCAATTGCAGTGGTGCAAAAAAGTGGACTTCATTTGAAACTTCCTTATCCTTTACAGGTCATTTACGTTTTTGAAAAACGGATTCTTGATTATGATTCACCTCCGGAAGAAGTTATTACCGAAGACAAAAAGACTTTGGTGATAGATAATTATGTTCGTTGGCGTATTGTCGATCCACTCCGTTTTTTACAAACCGTGGTAACCGAAGCTAGTGCGATGGTTCGAATTGATGATATTATCTATTCTGAGTTGAGAGTTGAAATTGGCCGCATACCACTCTTCGATTTAATATCTATAGAGCGGCGTCAAGTTATGGATACGGTTACTGCCAATTCCAACCGGAAGGCAAGTGCTTTCGGAATTGAAATTATTGATGTTGGCATCAAAAGAGCTGACCTTCCCAAGCAAAATGAAGAAGCGGTGTTCCAAAGAATGAAAACTGAAAGGGAAAGGCAGGCGAAACAATACCGTTCCGAAGGCCAGGAAGAAGCTATCAAGTTGCGAGCGGAAACCGATAAAGAGAAAACCCTCATTCTAGCCGAAGCTGAAAAGCAAGCAAAAATTATTCGTGGCCAAGGAGAAGCCGCAGCTTTACGAATTTATGCTGATGCCTTTAAACAGGATCCAGAATTCTATGCCTTTCAAAAGACCTTGGAAACCTATGAAAAAACTTTTAATAATAAAGATATTTTGATCATGACACCGGATACTGAATTTCTCCATTACTTATTTAAAAGCAATCAGGAAATTGAAGAATGA
- a CDS encoding carboxymuconolactone decarboxylase family protein, which yields MSSSDNNFFQEYRNGLKRVKDVSPKTLEGFNGFYQQAMADGSLNIKTKELIALGIGVAVHCDNCIWLHTRAAVKAGANTEEILEAAQVGVVMGGGPAFTYLPLVQKIIDQLTE from the coding sequence ATGAGTTCATCAGATAATAATTTTTTTCAAGAATATCGAAATGGCTTGAAGAGAGTAAAAGATGTTTCACCAAAAACCTTGGAAGGCTTCAATGGTTTTTACCAACAAGCTATGGCTGATGGAAGTCTCAATATTAAAACCAAAGAGTTGATTGCATTAGGAATTGGAGTAGCTGTACATTGTGATAATTGTATCTGGTTACATACCCGAGCAGCAGTAAAGGCTGGCGCCAATACAGAAGAAATCTTAGAAGCGGCTCAAGTTGGAGTGGTTATGGGTGGAGGTCCGGCTTTTACTTATTTACCTTTAGTTCAAAAAATCATTGACCAACTGACCGAATAG
- the ilvE gene encoding branched-chain-amino-acid transaminase — MQELSSIWLNGKIVDWKDATTHVLTHALHYGTSVFEGIRCYKTLQGSAVFRLGDHIQRLFDSARIIKMCIPYSHDELYQATLQTIRENQVDECYIRPLVFRGYGEMGVDPTSCEVISAIAVWRWGAYMGEKGLKHGIRAKISSYTRNSMNASSPRAKTSANYLNSALAKTEAKELGYDEAILLDMQGFVSEGSGENIFIVKNGVLYTPHPYSILLGITRDTVIRLALDLEFDVRETHCTRDDLYLADEAFFTGTAAEITPIVEIDGRPIGDGKPGPVTRQLQEIFFRVIRGEEETYIDWLDYVEKRKE, encoded by the coding sequence ATGCAGGAATTATCTTCGATTTGGTTGAATGGAAAAATTGTCGATTGGAAGGACGCGACGACCCATGTATTAACCCATGCCCTTCATTACGGAACGTCGGTGTTTGAAGGAATCCGATGTTATAAAACCCTTCAGGGATCAGCGGTGTTTCGGCTAGGAGATCATATTCAAAGGTTATTTGACTCGGCAAGAATTATCAAAATGTGCATCCCTTACAGTCATGATGAATTATATCAAGCAACTCTTCAAACTATCCGTGAGAACCAAGTTGATGAATGTTATATAAGGCCTTTGGTCTTTCGTGGTTATGGTGAAATGGGTGTTGATCCTACTAGTTGCGAGGTGATTTCAGCAATAGCAGTTTGGCGATGGGGTGCCTATATGGGAGAAAAAGGGTTAAAACATGGAATTCGGGCGAAGATTTCATCCTATACTCGTAATTCAATGAATGCCAGTTCTCCCCGTGCAAAAACCAGTGCCAACTATCTCAATTCAGCATTGGCAAAGACCGAAGCGAAAGAATTAGGATATGATGAGGCTATCCTTTTGGATATGCAGGGATTTGTTTCAGAAGGAAGTGGTGAAAATATTTTCATAGTTAAAAATGGAGTATTGTATACTCCCCATCCTTATTCAATATTACTGGGGATTACCCGGGATACAGTTATACGCTTAGCCCTCGACTTAGAATTCGATGTCAGAGAAACTCATTGTACTCGAGATGACCTCTATCTGGCTGATGAAGCATTTTTTACTGGAACAGCAGCAGAAATAACCCCAATTGTTGAGATTGATGGGAGGCCAATTGGCGATGGAAAACCAGGTCCAGTGACCCGACAATTACAAGAGATATTTTTTAGAGTGATTCGGGGAGAAGAGGAGACTTATATCGATTGGCTTGATTATGTGGAAAAAAGGAAGGAGTAG